The Aspergillus chevalieri M1 DNA, chromosome 5, nearly complete sequence genome includes a region encoding these proteins:
- the fes1 gene encoding Hsp70 nucleotide exchange factor FES1 (BUSCO:EOG0926448Q;~COG:O;~EggNog:ENOG410QD6U;~InterPro:IPR016024,IPR011989,IPR013918;~PFAM:PF08609,PF13513): MAMDPNLNSLLKWSINQQNTDANATGVAPTESAARGLTPEMLSSLFGGPSDADLMKAAMAALHSDDVNLENKMIAFDNFEQMIEGIDNANNMEPLGLWTPLVQLLEHEEADMRRMSAWCIGTAVQNNEKAQDKLIVLNIFPKLVSIATSDPAPAARKKAVYAISSAVRNYQPSMDELVKHLPDGYPRGEKVDAGDMEAVDAIIDKLRAHPCEPSA, encoded by the exons ATGGCCATGGACCCCAACCTCAACAGCCTCCTGAAATGGAGCATCAACCAACAAAACACCGACGCCAATGCCACAGGTGTCGCGCCCACAGAATCCGCCGCCCGCGGCCTCACACCCGAAATGCTCTCGAGTCTTTTTGGCGGCCCCTCCGACGCGGACCTAATGAAAGCGGCGATGGCAGCGCTGCACTCCGACGATGTCAATCTCGAGAATAAGATGATTGCGTTCGACAATTTCGAGCAGATGATTGAGGGTATTGATAATGCGAATAATATGGAGCCGTTGGGGCTGTGGACGCCGTTGGTGCAGTTGCTTGAGCATGAAGAGGCGGATATGAGACGGATGTCGGCTTGGTGTATCGGAACTGCGGTGCAGAATAATGAGAAGGCGCAGGATAAG TTGATTGTGTTGAACATTTTCCCCAAGCTGGTCTCGATAGCCACCTCCGATCCCGCCCCCGCCGCTCGCAAGAAAGCTGTTTATGCGATTTCCTCCGCTGTCCGGAATTACCAGCCTTCCATGGACGAGCTCGTCAAGCACCTTCCCGATGGATACCCCCGTGGCGAGAAGGTCGATGCTGGTGACATGGAGGCTGTCGATGCGATCATCGACAAGCTGCGGGCTCACCCATGTGAACCTTCTGCATGA
- a CDS encoding UPF0220 family protein (BUSCO:EOG092654VM;~COG:S;~EggNog:ENOG410PNEZ;~InterPro:IPR007919;~PFAM:PF05255;~TransMembrane:4 (o25-49i61-80o103-125i137-159o)), giving the protein MDVSNNRLFRFSKPEWLNNNTVRNAGVYTSGALFSIGFFFLIDAAAFSHSSRNGSDVHVKFVDWIPGICSALGMLVINSIEKSRLQADSWSYSGDGVAWKARFVLFLGFALLAGGLAGSVTVMVLKYLIQGYPMPTLYFGVANVVANGMVMLSSVVLWISQNIEDDYTYNLTL; this is encoded by the exons ATGGACGTCTCAAACAACCGCCTCTTCCGCTTCTCCAAGCCAGAATGGCTCAATAACAACACCGTCCGCAACGCGGGTGTCTACACCTCCGGCGCCTTG TTCTCGATCggattcttctttctcatcGACGCGGCCGCCTTCTCGCACAGCTCGCGCAACGGCTCTGACGTGCATGTGAAATTCGTCGACTGGATCCCCGGGATCTGCTCCGCGCTGGGGATGCTGGTGATCAATTCTATCGAGAAGTCAAGGCTGCAGGCGGATAGCTGGAGCTATAGTGGGGATGGGGTTGCGTGGAAGGCGCGGTTTGTGTTGTTTTTGGGGTTTGCGTTGTTGGCTGGGGGGTTGGCGGGGAGTGTG ACGGTTATGGTTCTTAAGTATTTGATCCAGGGATATCCGATGCCGACGTTGTATTTTGGGGTTGCGAATGTCGTTGCGAATGGGATGGTTATGCTGAG TTCTGTTGTGCTATGGATTTCTCAGAACATCGAGGACGACTACACGTACAACCTCACTCTTTAG